A genomic window from Desulfobotulus mexicanus includes:
- the flgA gene encoding flagellar basal body P-ring formation chaperone FlgA, which translates to MKRIVRISGWILFWLIMGSAVSSSASVRVVLPESVRVTGDEILLGEVARIEGTSKLDKLVLGRSPRPGHSLSLPGSRIRILILREFPDAEHEIPGVLRVERPGQSISEERVKVLLQSSMRKRYPGASIEIRDLRLQGQDTFALGRLTLGALEFSGTGSRIRGQFPVFVDGQSMGNLRFAAQVDRMGSVAVAVRTMERDAVIGPDDLRMERRNLSELRDDVVLDAEAVYGMAVRLRISAGDALRADRLMVPPLVRRGDRVRMVVQSETLMVHTAGQALRDGGMGERIPVENLRTGKVVQGEVTAAGQVRLAF; encoded by the coding sequence ATGAAGCGTATCGTACGGATTTCCGGATGGATACTGTTCTGGCTGATTATGGGAAGTGCTGTGTCTTCTTCTGCATCGGTGCGGGTGGTGCTTCCGGAGTCTGTACGTGTGACGGGGGATGAAATTCTTCTGGGGGAAGTTGCCCGTATAGAGGGTACTTCAAAGCTTGATAAACTGGTTCTGGGGCGAAGCCCAAGGCCTGGTCATTCCCTTTCCCTTCCGGGAAGCCGCATCCGTATTCTGATTTTACGGGAATTTCCCGATGCGGAACACGAAATCCCAGGTGTACTGAGGGTGGAGCGGCCGGGGCAGAGTATCTCCGAGGAAAGGGTGAAGGTTTTGCTGCAAAGTTCCATGCGGAAAAGATATCCTGGCGCTTCCATTGAAATCAGGGATCTGCGCCTTCAGGGGCAGGATACCTTTGCATTGGGCAGGCTGACCCTGGGGGCCTTGGAATTTTCCGGTACGGGAAGTCGTATCCGGGGACAGTTTCCTGTTTTTGTTGACGGGCAGTCCATGGGGAATCTCCGTTTTGCCGCCCAGGTGGATCGCATGGGCAGTGTGGCTGTTGCGGTCCGTACGATGGAGAGGGATGCCGTCATTGGTCCTGATGATTTGCGAATGGAACGCAGGAATCTTTCTGAGCTGCGGGATGATGTGGTTTTGGATGCTGAGGCTGTCTATGGGATGGCTGTCCGCTTAAGAATCAGTGCAGGAGATGCCCTTCGGGCGGACCGGCTGATGGTCCCGCCTCTGGTACGGCGGGGAGACCGGGTTCGGATGGTGGTGCAGAGTGAGACCCTTATGGTTCATACCGCAGGTCAGGCCCTCAGGGATGGGGGGATGGGGGAACGCATACCCGTGGAAAATCTTCGTACGGGCAAGGTTGTACAGGGAGAAGTGACGGCGGCAGGGCAGGTACGGCTGGCTTTTTAG
- a CDS encoding flagellar basal body L-ring protein FlgH yields MQNTMGLNSILAGFCLFLMAGCAAQSVPQAALVPQPMGMEAPPAFFGAVPPPEGSLWSDSGDMLFTDQRARRVGDTVIVDIVENATSQVAANTNLKRETTTRAGIPNALGLTSNLGGNIDAASLFEANTRTELKGSGQSDRSGRITASIGARVIKVMPNGNVMVYGSRELKVNHETQFITVSGVIRPKDIGSDNRVQSTVLADARIEYSGRGVIDEKQRPGWMTRFVDRYWPF; encoded by the coding sequence ATGCAAAATACAATGGGGCTGAATTCTATATTGGCGGGTTTCTGTCTTTTTCTAATGGCAGGTTGTGCAGCCCAGTCCGTACCCCAGGCAGCTCTGGTGCCTCAGCCCATGGGCATGGAGGCGCCGCCAGCATTTTTTGGGGCTGTGCCTCCACCGGAGGGATCTCTCTGGAGTGATTCAGGAGATATGCTCTTTACGGATCAGCGGGCCAGACGTGTGGGGGATACGGTTATTGTGGATATTGTTGAAAATGCCACTTCCCAGGTGGCGGCCAACACCAACCTGAAGAGGGAAACCACTACAAGGGCAGGTATACCCAATGCTTTGGGTCTTACTTCGAATCTCGGAGGCAACATTGATGCGGCCAGCCTTTTTGAAGCCAACACCCGGACCGAGCTGAAGGGTTCCGGTCAGAGTGACAGGTCCGGCCGTATCACCGCATCCATCGGAGCCCGGGTCATCAAGGTCATGCCCAACGGAAATGTCATGGTCTATGGCAGCCGGGAGCTTAAAGTCAACCATGAGACGCAGTTTATCACCGTTTCCGGGGTAATCCGGCCCAAGGATATCGGATCGGACAACCGGGTGCAGTCCACGGTGCTGGCCGATGCCCGTATTGAATATTCCGGCAGGGGCGTGATTGATGAAAAGCAGAGGCCCGGGTGGATGACACGCTTTGTTGACAGATACTGGCCATTTTAG
- a CDS encoding flagellar basal body P-ring protein FlgI has protein sequence MAHDYTKKSIFFLLSLLVWVLVFPAHGARIKDMAAFQGVRSNQLLGYGIVVGLDGTGDKNTPLTTQALASMMDRMGISIDRNQINVKNVAAVMVTASLPPFARVGNKIDVTISSMGDAKSLAGGTLLLTPLKGVDGNVYALAQGAIALGGHGADGAGAARVKNHLLVGRIAGGASVERQLPFELNGRSSLTLSLYQPDFTTVIRMTEAINNALGKPLAMALDSGAVQIHVPEHLQSSIPMFIAGIEALEVNPDMPARIVVNEKTGTVVIGENVRISTVAVAHGNLSISVREMARVSQPEAFGEGETVVVPETEIDVDEEMAKVMLMGGGATIGELVRALNAIGVTPRDMISIFQTIKAAGALQADLEII, from the coding sequence ATGGCGCATGATTATACAAAAAAGAGCATCTTTTTTCTGCTGAGCCTTCTGGTATGGGTGCTGGTTTTTCCTGCGCACGGGGCGAGAATCAAGGATATGGCCGCCTTTCAGGGGGTGCGTTCCAACCAGCTTCTGGGGTACGGCATTGTGGTGGGCCTTGATGGCACAGGGGACAAGAATACCCCCCTCACCACCCAGGCCCTGGCCAGTATGATGGACCGTATGGGTATCAGCATTGACAGGAACCAGATCAATGTCAAAAACGTGGCAGCGGTCATGGTAACGGCCAGCCTGCCTCCCTTTGCCCGTGTGGGTAATAAGATAGATGTGACCATTTCTTCCATGGGAGATGCCAAAAGCCTTGCGGGGGGCACTCTTCTGCTGACTCCCCTCAAGGGGGTGGATGGTAATGTCTATGCCCTTGCCCAGGGTGCCATCGCTCTGGGGGGGCATGGTGCTGATGGTGCCGGAGCAGCCAGGGTGAAAAATCATCTGCTTGTGGGGCGCATTGCCGGAGGTGCCTCTGTGGAGCGGCAGCTTCCCTTTGAACTGAACGGCAGATCCAGCCTGACCCTTTCTTTGTATCAGCCGGATTTTACAACGGTGATCCGGATGACGGAAGCCATTAACAATGCCCTTGGCAAGCCCCTTGCCATGGCACTGGATTCCGGAGCTGTTCAGATTCATGTGCCTGAACACCTCCAGTCTTCCATTCCCATGTTCATTGCAGGTATTGAAGCCCTGGAGGTGAATCCGGATATGCCTGCCCGCATTGTGGTGAATGAAAAAACAGGTACGGTGGTCATCGGAGAAAATGTAAGGATATCCACCGTTGCCGTTGCCCATGGCAATCTCAGTATTTCCGTGCGGGAGATGGCAAGGGTGAGTCAGCCTGAGGCCTTTGGTGAAGGTGAAACCGTTGTTGTGCCGGAAACCGAGATTGATGTGGATGAGGAAATGGCCAAGGTCATGCTCATGGGCGGCGGGGCCACCATTGGTGAGCTTGTGCGGGCCCTGAATGCCATCGGTGTTACACCAAGGGATATGATCAGTATTTTTCAGACCATCAAGGCTGCCGGAGCCTTACAGGCGGATCTTGAGATTATTTAG
- a CDS encoding rod-binding protein, whose product MRLNSDVQMSMVSESRLAGDAKAAARAAEDARLKEACAGFEAIMLQTMLKGMRQTLPGDGIFGQGQAEEIWQSRLDQELAERISKGGNSPGLRDFLYRQLSRSGGDG is encoded by the coding sequence ATGCGCCTGAATAGCGATGTACAGATGTCTATGGTTTCGGAGTCCCGGCTGGCCGGGGATGCAAAGGCTGCGGCCAGGGCTGCTGAAGATGCCAGACTGAAGGAGGCATGCGCCGGTTTTGAAGCTATTATGCTGCAGACCATGCTGAAGGGTATGCGGCAAACTTTGCCGGGGGATGGTATTTTTGGTCAGGGACAGGCCGAGGAGATCTGGCAGTCCCGGCTGGATCAGGAGCTTGCTGAGCGCATTTCCAAGGGAGGCAACAGTCCGGGGCTGCGGGATTTCCTTTACCGGCAGCTTTCAAGGTCTGGCGGGGACGGCTGA
- the flgN gene encoding flagellar export chaperone FlgN encodes MTLTTELQSLYNEKIACFENLLSVLDKEADILKSGDVAPLWPLAEEKQKAAGAIMEVRERIKQVMVRAGRPLDVEAIHFQSRVLKDRLSHGEQADLEPFFLKAEDLGQQVRSAADANITYVSLCLDVVGEMMSVFMRPQKQAGYDRSSRMTGTGNGYVNRRV; translated from the coding sequence ATGACACTGACAACGGAACTTCAGAGCCTTTACAATGAAAAAATTGCCTGCTTTGAGAACCTTCTTTCCGTGCTGGATAAAGAAGCAGATATTCTTAAATCAGGAGATGTGGCCCCCCTCTGGCCTCTGGCTGAGGAGAAGCAGAAGGCCGCCGGAGCCATCATGGAAGTAAGGGAGCGCATCAAGCAGGTCATGGTCAGGGCAGGCAGGCCGCTGGATGTGGAAGCCATTCACTTCCAGTCCCGGGTGCTCAAGGACAGGCTTTCCCACGGAGAGCAGGCAGATCTGGAGCCTTTTTTTCTTAAAGCAGAGGATCTGGGGCAACAGGTGCGCAGCGCAGCAGATGCCAATATCACCTATGTCAGTCTCTGTCTGGATGTGGTGGGTGAAATGATGTCCGTATTCATGCGGCCGCAGAAGCAGGCGGGCTATGACCGCAGCAGTCGTATGACCGGAACCGGAAACGGGTATGTCAACCGGAGGGTCTGA
- the flgK gene encoding flagellar hook-associated protein FlgK translates to MAGINSTMNIAKQGLAAQQLGLNVTGHNIANVNNPNFSRQSVSQAANAPLVQSGHLIGNGVMSQQIRQTADQLLEDRITSQKSAFSASEAFMNYMKVLSGMFSESSNTSISQLLPDFWDSWNTLANNPDGAAERMNVYENGVKLSERFNIMERDLWQLEQDLHSDIQNGVHRVNQLTVEIARLNQSVMGQESQRTSNDNRDLRNEKIKELSEIIDIKSFEDEKGAVTITTAGGFPLVSGNSSYDLKYESGQVKWVASDGGRVDITERIQGGKLGGWLEMRDVEIPRYRREMDALARETIWNVNKSHSMGAGSYYMTEPLKGTYQPRQSNWLATLPYGDRIDYSKDFGMWVENKGTIPSSYTQTVVDMGVSTAAVQNWSGTGAADSRYDFEVVRSGTTGESLWLADGQNLGTVQTAADPETALAQAIRRQTLTITDGNGNVQTLEIGHGEGMIEPSSAAIAAALNGVDGLQSYSLSNQLELDMDSIMGSAHMQEHDEVMFTLIAGDIREEVVFRVGEDDAATRSNFDAALRAVVDQSEDLNLEFDPSAGTTVAVLKSTKGENLGIADFRVVDNASITLDTFVEDGDGPGLASFTLGGVEIRFHIDESDQEATAKNLEAALMREKTALQSRGISWERNGNALNLRGSGGAAMDISGLNTRLDDEASAGTGGFRVTGASGTLVDDTDAGSVNLVGDSVSGVTVAPYEQSGGMVTLGVDSETLGGVGHNSAMKTATFTVFAAPGMEIRSSADPARGSLFNVTADSSVPAANAILTLGGDGGFTDFNVGDEVSFQVDGVTVTFPVTASDDRTLAGDLETALLGAGLDASLYRIAGSGSSVSILRNDGENIRISEFEVDDNLAAKLSVVTGSGFGLEGPFQSVLDNASPHAESAVFGTGAAMEWREYDSHGEFTGRSGLISIQDSGPYGLSGTDLSFHLAPGTLVAGNTFSINTDDEGRAAPLNMSLKGRAGSINDSYIFTVKPPGGALGEETVTLQWESRYGHGEVVVEVDERTKPPIYVEVDGMRLGFDSGILFKDDIFVIETDANGNGTLLKGSDWHWTTDSFAAQFNRQGEGVTARVLHDGSLEFTTKTPTFAISDLGCSGVNGFCDVNTRITILDATALQEEALDFGLERDEDGKWSIRNDYTRGVAKLVPEDGDDSGFGIDLNGNGLADIQLSFDQPVTGSGYVEMDILKRKPDHYGFAFSGEQAHNSGLAAALGVNTFYTGTDASSIKVNDVVKETGLISAGTIDPATGKIRPGDGSTAIAMADLQGKSIQFEEWRFSRSGKAFATQTDASLEGYYQKIVGNMGTRYQTELRSMEFYGTMLYNLGQQRDSLSAVSLDEEMVNLIKYQQAYTAAAKLITVSDEMLSTLVNMR, encoded by the coding sequence ATGGCCGGAATCAACAGCACCATGAACATTGCAAAGCAGGGACTTGCGGCCCAGCAGCTTGGCCTTAACGTAACGGGCCACAATATTGCCAATGTGAACAACCCGAATTTTTCCCGTCAGTCCGTGTCCCAGGCTGCCAATGCCCCCCTTGTTCAGTCCGGGCACCTCATCGGTAACGGGGTCATGAGCCAGCAGATCCGTCAGACGGCGGACCAGTTGCTGGAAGATCGTATCACAAGCCAGAAGTCGGCTTTTTCCGCATCGGAAGCTTTTATGAACTATATGAAGGTGTTGTCCGGGATGTTCAGTGAAAGCTCCAATACGAGCATCAGCCAGCTTCTTCCGGATTTCTGGGATTCCTGGAACACCCTTGCCAATAACCCCGATGGCGCTGCGGAGCGTATGAATGTGTATGAAAACGGGGTGAAGCTCAGTGAGCGTTTTAATATTATGGAAAGGGATCTCTGGCAGTTGGAGCAGGATCTGCATTCAGATATTCAGAATGGTGTACACAGGGTCAATCAGCTGACCGTTGAAATTGCCCGTCTGAACCAGTCTGTCATGGGGCAGGAAAGCCAGAGAACATCCAATGATAACAGGGATCTCCGTAATGAAAAAATCAAAGAGCTTTCGGAAATTATTGATATCAAAAGTTTTGAGGATGAAAAGGGTGCGGTAACCATTACCACAGCAGGAGGTTTCCCTCTGGTTTCCGGTAATTCATCCTATGATCTGAAGTACGAATCCGGTCAGGTGAAGTGGGTTGCTTCGGACGGTGGAAGGGTGGATATCACAGAGCGCATACAGGGAGGAAAACTTGGGGGCTGGCTGGAAATGCGGGATGTGGAGATTCCCCGTTACCGGAGGGAAATGGACGCACTGGCCAGAGAAACCATCTGGAATGTGAACAAAAGCCATAGCATGGGGGCCGGTTCCTACTACATGACCGAACCCCTGAAAGGGACTTATCAGCCCAGACAAAGCAACTGGCTGGCCACCCTTCCTTACGGAGATCGTATCGATTATTCAAAGGATTTTGGTATGTGGGTGGAAAACAAGGGTACCATTCCCTCTTCCTACACCCAGACCGTTGTGGATATGGGGGTTTCCACGGCTGCTGTCCAGAACTGGTCGGGTACGGGAGCTGCGGACAGCCGTTATGATTTTGAGGTGGTGCGAAGCGGCACCACGGGAGAATCCCTCTGGCTGGCTGACGGGCAGAATCTGGGTACGGTGCAGACGGCTGCTGATCCGGAAACGGCCCTGGCCCAGGCCATCCGGCGGCAGACCCTTACCATTACGGATGGCAACGGGAATGTGCAGACCCTTGAGATCGGTCATGGAGAAGGGATGATCGAGCCTTCATCCGCCGCCATTGCGGCGGCCCTGAACGGGGTGGACGGTCTGCAGTCCTACAGTCTTTCCAATCAGCTGGAACTGGACATGGATTCCATTATGGGCAGTGCACATATGCAGGAACATGATGAGGTCATGTTTACCCTGATAGCGGGCGATATCCGGGAAGAGGTGGTATTCCGGGTTGGGGAGGATGATGCGGCCACACGCTCCAATTTTGATGCTGCCCTGAGGGCTGTTGTGGATCAGTCCGAGGATCTGAATCTGGAGTTCGATCCTTCTGCCGGTACTACGGTGGCGGTTCTGAAGAGCACAAAGGGTGAGAATCTGGGGATTGCTGATTTCCGGGTAGTGGATAATGCCAGCATCACACTGGATACTTTTGTGGAAGATGGAGATGGCCCCGGTCTGGCTTCTTTTACCCTTGGAGGGGTGGAGATCCGTTTTCATATAGATGAAAGCGATCAGGAAGCGACGGCAAAAAATCTGGAAGCGGCCCTGATGCGGGAAAAGACGGCTTTGCAGAGCCGTGGGATTTCATGGGAGCGGAATGGCAATGCCCTAAACCTCCGGGGGAGCGGCGGCGCGGCGATGGACATCAGCGGCCTGAATACCCGACTGGATGATGAAGCCAGTGCGGGAACCGGTGGCTTTAGGGTGACAGGAGCCTCCGGAACCCTTGTGGATGATACGGACGCAGGCAGTGTTAACCTGGTTGGGGATAGCGTTTCCGGAGTGACGGTGGCTCCCTATGAACAGTCTGGCGGTATGGTAACGCTGGGTGTGGATTCAGAAACCCTTGGCGGTGTCGGGCACAATTCTGCTATGAAAACAGCTACCTTTACCGTTTTTGCCGCACCGGGAATGGAAATCCGCAGCAGTGCGGATCCGGCCAGAGGCAGCCTGTTCAATGTCACGGCGGACAGCTCTGTGCCTGCGGCCAATGCCATCCTCACCTTGGGCGGTGACGGTGGATTTACGGATTTTAATGTGGGGGATGAGGTTTCTTTTCAGGTGGATGGTGTGACCGTGACCTTCCCTGTCACGGCATCGGATGACCGCACGCTTGCCGGAGATCTGGAAACAGCCCTGTTGGGTGCCGGGCTGGATGCCTCTTTGTACCGCATTGCAGGATCGGGCAGCTCGGTTTCCATTCTGCGTAATGACGGGGAAAACATCCGCATTTCAGAATTTGAGGTTGACGATAACCTGGCGGCTAAACTCAGTGTGGTCACGGGTAGCGGTTTTGGACTGGAAGGGCCTTTTCAATCGGTTCTGGACAATGCCAGTCCCCATGCGGAGTCTGCTGTTTTCGGTACGGGTGCTGCTATGGAGTGGCGGGAATATGACAGTCATGGTGAGTTTACGGGCCGTTCGGGGCTGATTTCCATTCAGGATTCCGGTCCCTATGGGCTGAGTGGCACGGATCTTTCCTTTCATCTTGCCCCCGGAACCCTTGTGGCGGGCAATACCTTTTCCATCAATACGGATGATGAAGGAAGGGCAGCTCCTTTGAATATGTCGTTAAAGGGTCGGGCCGGGAGCATCAATGACAGCTATATTTTTACGGTAAAACCCCCCGGTGGTGCCCTCGGAGAAGAAACGGTTACCCTTCAGTGGGAAAGTCGTTACGGCCATGGGGAGGTGGTGGTGGAGGTGGATGAACGCACAAAACCACCGATCTACGTAGAAGTGGATGGCATGCGTTTGGGTTTTGATTCCGGAATTCTTTTTAAAGATGATATTTTTGTCATCGAAACGGATGCCAATGGTAATGGCACCCTGCTCAAAGGATCGGACTGGCACTGGACCACAGACAGCTTTGCTGCCCAGTTCAATCGACAGGGTGAGGGCGTGACGGCCCGGGTACTGCATGACGGCAGTCTTGAATTTACCACGAAAACGCCCACCTTTGCCATCTCAGATCTAGGCTGCTCCGGTGTGAATGGTTTTTGTGATGTGAACACCCGTATAACCATACTGGATGCAACGGCCCTTCAGGAAGAAGCCCTTGATTTCGGACTGGAAAGGGATGAAGACGGCAAGTGGTCCATCCGTAATGATTATACCCGTGGTGTGGCAAAACTTGTACCCGAAGATGGCGATGATTCCGGTTTCGGCATAGACCTCAACGGTAACGGCCTTGCGGATATTCAGCTCAGTTTTGATCAGCCCGTTACGGGTTCCGGTTATGTGGAGATGGATATTCTGAAACGAAAGCCCGATCACTACGGATTTGCCTTTTCCGGTGAACAGGCCCATAACAGCGGTCTGGCCGCAGCTCTGGGTGTGAACACTTTTTATACGGGTACGGATGCCTCCAGTATAAAGGTGAATGATGTGGTGAAGGAAACGGGGCTGATCAGTGCAGGCACCATAGATCCGGCCACGGGAAAGATCCGTCCCGGTGACGGCAGCACAGCCATTGCCATGGCCGATCTTCAGGGAAAGAGCATTCAGTTTGAAGAGTGGCGTTTTTCCCGCAGCGGTAAAGCCTTTGCCACCCAGACCGATGCCAGCCTGGAAGGCTATTATCAGAAAATAGTAGGCAATATGGGAACCCGCTATCAGACAGAGCTTCGCTCCATGGAGTTTTACGGTACCATGCTTTACAATCTCGGCCAGCAGAGGGATTCCCTTTCCGCCGTGTCACTGGATGAGGAAATGGTGAACCTCATCAAGTATCAGCAGGCTTATACGGCAGCGGCCAAACTGATCACCGTATCCGATGAAATGCTCAGCACCCTCGTCAATATGAGGTGA
- the flgL gene encoding flagellar hook-associated protein FlgL, which yields MRVPNKILFDTSTHRLGSQSSAYYKANEVVTTGKRINHIHDDPMGLAQVMRLNSSIAGLEQLNKNMDMGKTWLDAADSAMDSMKELIIDVNLEISQLVSSAAGPQERNDAIARIDGMLRQIVDLGNTQVNGSYIFGGSRTDKPPFIYHDRENPPRVSYEGDDEAFRIRTGDQKSMEVGRDGSTIFYMDYLKVNKTNHSLVFQEDRGLGPAYRKTMTVEIPHGSYTKEELAIEVEKQMNAASAEDGYGLTYTVRYDKEASSYVIREKGAGTDSFVRTEILWDTGGNARVENAAVTGSILPESLTVNLRNPEHLTLATQENEPMRLVWDGKDSFTVENNPGYVLPGKVSPVNGKIFLDLSDNGRTDLEITVDMTGIQAGDSIELNLVPFTGMTSIGRDMGFYGSNTSLLPPMSSTKPPYITAIEIGVTNQHIDFREIHPDGSSAELTASIAHKNYESMEELTAEIKRAMEEASHDAGQLEVPPRPGILYAVSYDPATSRFMIREEGSTLQKLELLWETGPASRVSSAGESLGFHVSDMVVESPVGDAAVLFDVTPENNRINFTESFVNADGEMETRTLTAVIPAGAYTSVADFEDAVSQAMTDTSEMLGNGVIYDLSYGYDPLTGTGDRRFSMEVDASSVVPSPADPFAIGFLWESGGDSHRSMAAMLGYDAQDFEISFPDTTPITYTADGDAVLFRITKENRYLDFQEVDESGNPGKVLSIMLPMKEYTDPRELAADIQAELRETSPSGLAYAVDYNEITNTFSIRGGTQEVSEVRFLWNSGPNAHRSAGQTLGFDPAADTVAGFPMSDDKVVRVVLDQNNNRLDFREVVGKGEHQEFCELTASVVPFPKPEPPDDWTELVFTDMQDLAKAIEKAMEKESRDKGYGIRYDVTYDEQTGKFVIREESDRLHSLDLLFETGRNRSADTGGTGKSMAGIIGFSEKDISFMPMQSSRDVEWSLFRTMTDLMADLESNDVEGMEQGMQRLETSFQHVNSLHADTGIRFNRLEIQQGIHKDMRLSIKDHRSHLEDADMIEAIMNLQARELGYQAAMSSTSKIMKMSLMDYM from the coding sequence ATGCGTGTACCCAATAAAATCCTTTTTGATACTTCCACCCACCGTCTCGGCAGCCAGAGCAGTGCCTATTACAAGGCCAATGAGGTGGTGACAACGGGCAAGCGGATTAACCATATTCATGATGATCCCATGGGTCTGGCCCAGGTCATGCGCCTGAATTCCTCCATTGCCGGTCTTGAACAGCTCAATAAAAATATGGATATGGGCAAAACGTGGCTGGATGCTGCGGATTCGGCCATGGACAGCATGAAGGAGCTGATCATTGATGTGAATCTGGAGATCAGCCAGCTGGTCAGTTCCGCTGCCGGGCCTCAGGAGAGAAATGATGCCATTGCCCGCATAGACGGAATGCTGCGGCAGATTGTGGATCTGGGCAATACCCAGGTGAACGGAAGCTATATTTTCGGGGGATCCCGTACGGATAAGCCGCCTTTTATCTACCATGACCGGGAGAATCCCCCCCGTGTCAGCTATGAGGGCGATGATGAGGCCTTTCGTATCCGTACGGGTGATCAGAAATCCATGGAAGTGGGCAGGGACGGGTCAACCATTTTTTATATGGATTATCTGAAGGTGAATAAAACCAACCACAGCCTTGTTTTTCAGGAAGACAGGGGGCTGGGACCCGCCTACCGGAAAACCATGACCGTTGAAATTCCCCATGGTTCCTATACGAAAGAGGAACTGGCCATTGAAGTGGAGAAGCAGATGAATGCGGCCTCCGCAGAAGACGGGTACGGGCTGACTTATACCGTACGCTATGATAAGGAAGCCAGCAGCTATGTCATCCGGGAAAAGGGGGCGGGTACGGACAGCTTTGTGCGTACGGAAATTCTCTGGGATACGGGAGGCAATGCCCGGGTGGAGAATGCCGCCGTAACGGGCTCCATTCTGCCCGAAAGCCTTACCGTGAACCTGAGAAATCCGGAACATCTCACCCTTGCCACCCAGGAGAATGAGCCCATGCGGCTTGTGTGGGACGGGAAGGACAGTTTTACCGTTGAAAACAATCCGGGCTATGTTCTTCCGGGTAAGGTGAGCCCGGTGAACGGAAAAATTTTTTTGGACCTCAGCGACAATGGCCGCACGGATCTGGAAATAACGGTGGATATGACAGGTATTCAGGCCGGAGACAGCATTGAGCTGAATCTGGTGCCTTTTACCGGTATGACCTCCATTGGCAGGGATATGGGTTTTTACGGCAGCAATACCAGTCTTCTGCCTCCGATGAGCAGCACAAAGCCACCCTATATCACAGCCATAGAAATTGGCGTAACCAATCAGCACATTGATTTCAGGGAAATCCATCCGGATGGCAGCTCCGCTGAACTTACGGCCAGTATAGCCCATAAAAATTATGAAAGCATGGAAGAGCTGACCGCAGAGATCAAAAGGGCCATGGAAGAGGCTTCCCATGATGCGGGTCAGCTTGAAGTTCCTCCCCGTCCCGGAATTCTCTATGCTGTCAGCTATGATCCGGCCACCAGCCGTTTCATGATCCGTGAGGAAGGCAGCACCCTGCAGAAACTGGAACTCCTTTGGGAAACGGGACCAGCTTCACGGGTGAGCAGTGCGGGAGAAAGCCTTGGTTTTCATGTCAGTGATATGGTTGTAGAGTCTCCCGTGGGGGATGCTGCCGTATTGTTTGATGTGACACCGGAAAATAACCGCATTAATTTTACGGAATCCTTTGTCAATGCCGATGGGGAAATGGAAACCAGAACCCTCACGGCCGTTATTCCTGCGGGAGCCTACACCAGCGTGGCCGATTTTGAGGATGCTGTCAGCCAAGCCATGACCGATACCTCCGAGATGCTGGGTAACGGCGTGATCTATGATCTCAGCTATGGTTATGATCCCCTTACGGGAACGGGAGACAGGCGTTTTTCCATGGAAGTGGATGCTTCCTCCGTGGTGCCGTCACCCGCTGATCCTTTTGCCATTGGTTTTCTTTGGGAAAGTGGCGGGGACAGCCACCGAAGCATGGCTGCCATGCTGGGTTATGATGCTCAGGATTTTGAAATATCTTTTCCGGATACAACGCCCATTACGTACACGGCGGATGGTGATGCGGTTCTTTTTCGTATCACCAAGGAAAACAGATATCTGGATTTCCAGGAAGTGGATGAAAGCGGCAATCCGGGCAAGGTACTTTCCATTATGCTGCCGATGAAAGAATATACGGATCCCCGTGAACTGGCGGCGGATATACAGGCAGAGCTGCGGGAGACTTCCCCTTCCGGGCTGGCGTACGCCGTGGATTATAACGAAATCACGAATACCTTTTCCATCCGTGGCGGTACTCAGGAGGTGAGTGAGGTCCGTTTTCTGTGGAACAGCGGGCCCAACGCCCACAGAAGCGCAGGGCAGACCCTGGGCTTTGATCCTGCTGCGGATACGGTGGCCGGATTTCCCATGAGTGATGATAAGGTGGTCCGGGTTGTGCTGGATCAGAATAATAATCGTCTGGACTTCAGAGAGGTCGTGGGAAAAGGGGAGCATCAGGAGTTCTGTGAACTCACGGCCTCTGTGGTACCTTTCCCGAAACCAGAACCACCGGATGACTGGACGGAATTGGTTTTTACGGACATGCAGGATTTAGCGAAAGCCATTGAAAAGGCAATGGAAAAGGAATCCCGTGACAAGGGCTACGGTATCCGTTATGATGTTACTTACGATGAACAAACGGGAAAATTCGTCATCCGTGAGGAGTCGGACCGTCTGCATTCACTGGACCTTCTTTTTGAAACCGGCCGGAATCGTTCTGCAGATACTGGCGGTACGGGTAAGAGCATGGCCGGGATTATCGGTTTTTCCGAAAAAGATATTTCCTTTATGCCCATGCAGAGCAGCCGGGATGTGGAATGGAGTCTTTTCCGTACGATGACCGATCTGATGGCTGACCTTGAATCCAATGATGTGGAGGGAATGGAGCAGGGTATGCAGCGTCTGGAAACCTCTTTTCAGCATGTGAACTCCCTGCATGCGGACACGGGTATCCGTTTTAACCGTCTTGAAATTCAGCAGGGTATTCATAAGGACATGCGGCTTAGCATCAAAGATCACCGGTCCCATCTGGAAGATGCGGATATGATAGAGGCCATCATGAATCTGCAGGCCCGGGAGCTGGGCTATCAGGCAGCCATGAGTTCCACATCCAAAATTATGAAAATGAGCCTCATGGATTATATGTAG